From the Saccharobesus litoralis genome, one window contains:
- a CDS encoding methionine synthase: protein MKRLLPTSTAGSLPKPSWLAEPEKLWSPWKLKNQALIDGKQDALRIALQEQQSAGIDIVSDGEQTRQHFVTTFIENLSGVDFENKKTVRIRDRYDASVPGVVGPIARQKPVFVEDAKFLRSQTKQPIKWALPGPMTMVDTLYDDYYQDRKTLAFEFAKALNAEAKELEAAGVDIIQFDEPAFNVFLDDVCDWGITALEKATQGLKCETAVHICYGYGIKANTDWKKTLGNEWRHYEQTFPALQQSSIDIVSLECHNGRVPLEVLEMIRGKKVMVGAIDVASEQIETPEEVAETLRSALKYVDANQLYPCTNCGMAPLPRHIARAKLNALSAGAAIVRQELEQAL from the coding sequence ATGAAACGATTATTACCCACTTCCACGGCTGGCAGTTTGCCTAAGCCATCTTGGTTAGCTGAGCCTGAAAAACTTTGGTCGCCATGGAAGTTAAAAAACCAAGCATTAATCGATGGCAAACAAGACGCGCTGCGTATTGCATTACAAGAACAACAAAGTGCAGGGATAGATATTGTCAGTGATGGCGAACAAACTCGTCAGCATTTTGTCACCACCTTTATCGAGAACCTGAGTGGGGTCGATTTTGAGAACAAAAAAACGGTGCGAATTCGTGACCGCTACGACGCCAGTGTACCTGGGGTTGTCGGTCCAATAGCAAGACAAAAGCCGGTATTTGTTGAAGACGCCAAGTTTTTGCGTTCACAAACCAAACAACCCATAAAATGGGCATTACCAGGTCCCATGACCATGGTTGATACCTTATACGATGATTACTACCAAGACCGCAAAACATTAGCCTTTGAATTTGCCAAAGCACTTAATGCCGAAGCCAAAGAGCTTGAAGCTGCTGGCGTCGATATTATTCAATTTGACGAACCCGCTTTTAATGTTTTTCTTGATGATGTTTGTGATTGGGGAATAACGGCACTGGAAAAAGCCACGCAAGGACTTAAATGCGAAACAGCTGTGCATATTTGTTATGGCTACGGGATTAAGGCAAATACTGATTGGAAAAAAACCTTAGGCAATGAATGGCGTCATTATGAGCAGACCTTTCCCGCATTACAACAATCGAGTATTGATATTGTCTCGCTCGAATGCCATAACGGACGCGTACCGCTAGAGGTACTTGAAATGATCCGCGGTAAAAAAGTTATGGTAGGCGCTATTGATGTCGCCAGCGAACAGATAGAAACACCTGAAGAAGTGGCAGAAACCTTACGAAGTGCACTTAAGTATGTTGACGCAAACCAACTATACCCTTGCACTAATTGCGGTATGGCGCCATTACCACGTCATATCGCCCGCGCTAAGCTCAATGCACTGAGTGCTGGCGCAGCCATTGTAAGGCAAGAGCTAGAACAAGCTTTATAG
- a CDS encoding DUF1852 domain-containing protein, which yields MNHEFTFAIKRILFDEHYQPADNTRITTNFANLARGERRQENLRNALKMIDNRFNAMAHWDNPQGDRYSVELEIISVEMSLQGSTQSFPSIEILKTHIIDLLTGKRSAGIVGNNFSSYVRDYDFSVVLLEHNKQQAQFSIPDNFGELHGKLFKHFVNSDTYQQNFEKPPVICLSVSDNKTYFRTENQHPVLGVEYKPNDTSLTEHYFKKMGLAVRYFMPPNSVAPLAFYFFGDLLTDYTNLELISTISTMETFQKIYRPEIYNANAVAGKCYQPNLKNSDHSLTQINYDRDERSRLAIQQGKFAEENFMKPYQTVLEQWSANNANR from the coding sequence ATGAACCACGAATTTACTTTCGCAATTAAACGCATTTTGTTTGACGAGCATTATCAACCCGCAGACAACACACGCATAACCACCAACTTTGCTAATTTAGCAAGGGGCGAGCGCAGACAAGAAAATTTGCGCAATGCGTTAAAGATGATAGATAACCGCTTTAACGCCATGGCGCATTGGGATAATCCACAAGGAGATCGATACTCAGTTGAACTCGAAATCATCTCAGTCGAGATGAGTTTGCAAGGCAGTACGCAAAGCTTTCCATCAATCGAGATCTTAAAAACTCATATTATCGACCTGCTAACGGGTAAACGCAGTGCCGGTATTGTCGGCAACAACTTTTCATCATACGTACGCGACTATGATTTCAGTGTAGTTTTACTAGAGCACAATAAACAGCAAGCACAATTTAGTATTCCGGATAACTTTGGTGAGCTGCATGGCAAACTGTTTAAACATTTTGTTAATTCAGACACTTACCAGCAAAACTTCGAAAAACCACCAGTTATTTGCCTCAGTGTGTCAGATAACAAAACTTATTTTCGAACGGAAAATCAACATCCGGTATTAGGGGTGGAATACAAACCTAACGACACTTCGTTAACGGAGCACTATTTCAAAAAAATGGGCTTGGCCGTGCGTTATTTTATGCCGCCAAACAGTGTAGCGCCATTAGCTTTTTACTTTTTTGGTGACTTGCTAACCGACTACACCAACCTTGAATTAATTAGCACCATTAGCACCATGGAGACGTTTCAAAAAATTTATCGACCTGAAATTTATAACGCCAATGCTGTCGCTGGGAAATGCTACCAGCCTAATTTAAAAAATAGCGATCATTCACTAACTCAAATCAATTATGACCGCGATGAACGCAGCCGTTTAGCGATACAACAAGGTAAGTTTGCTGAAGAAAACTTTATGAAACCTTATCAAACCGTGCTGGAACAATGGTCGGCCAACAACGCGAATAGATGA
- a CDS encoding carbohydrate-binding protein produces the protein MALKMKALPFFIALALAGCNGDDNKTTQDPGCSADDCAQQKDNSAPVISASIVDPQDSYAIGTEIQISSQVSDADNNIAFVEYFWNGALIKRVTQAPFTMPSFVVPINASLGENMLSATVTDKEGAQASGEMRLVVEAALKPPTVALVLPTNDTPLVAGESLDLAVTASDKDGDIVKVEYYLAGEKLAESATAPDYTASLTLPEAGMHKLTLVAIDSDGLNHTVDSMLMVAADHSAYLNAPTKVHFQSRAPYSQLTAYWTDNSVNESGFVVEQQIEGSDTWTTLGQAAVDEEMLTISNFSRDETSLLRVRAIRDDLSSDGSEAIRIVGTNDTLEVYPQVPAIEANQMMTVTKDVTDDDGNLVTRDITFPLMQYQTPNEPDEGKATRVSRYFSAQVRTMDGEPLISPVYETRPQIRNFLAQNDRSHTYRSDNLSGHRPYGYGHYGPIEGELGSSLHSKHWTNFDASEKVIVRVRLNDEMGMVDMGDLEIHPTPVDVVKVDDQTFDVTLEGASDAAKHYRIAVNRNAWTNAANTADRGPITIEAPLFIFVNPMHVAPGSAPQGEIKEFNDGELVVFGSGIHLPNPKYQFLGEGGSVPAEDGGAQGNDVVREMYAPGDAFLHYGFLFKNDSYPLKVWGRAMYSDEMFNVYTTAEGDADGYVWSDRARSKWSHLDAIEGNPWGITQAWDTHVWLQGAYKAEPTVFEGFTNIGARMGVMVRNGKAEVNNHKDVGYGGGTYQDNGAEVAYKGSLLINDDDITYVHENYTMDQCTSYVMHNGPSFQLGWEGVFSGDRNIETKVTNHTILSSDRRTDSFWKNHGVFDSRLRIGPLQNHSGGVFENFEFYGKETVIFNLRIWDEGDTTPDTVSMISDKVFKDFNIRQASYNMEELLTEPNLSLNKQAYLRFFHFDNLVIEGEHIDTISEFEQYFKYDDGLLLHTMTLFSLPDAVDIDSVTNGYAQAPIGEYVAIMADNGSYVQSDETLPQSLSPLTANATAVDQGFVIEDAGENMVALRDYTGRYVQVDTGRYGYTHVQTLPSDDISDNAKFIWVDNGDSTFSLLSKANGLYLRMETSTSSEAPLYAASDSIGTAESFAYNAHIGQAPVFGKPPVTLALEAEATFGSDTARNSESGLKLENSGEQVGYTYDGAWFEFDVNMADVAYMHVRANTSNNVRTLKVYANYAELGENGYLGDITTVDIGGWGDYAWSDKVKLNAPTGGNVTSLRFVQVGGGINVDGYEATFVRYDVNELVLQAEDANRIGDKDGENPDAMKTEDTGDGGTARNHIGFGDWFEFDINQDSVTNLSISARVASFSGPKFTVYADGTMLGELQTTSTGGWKKYQEFGFESLDTSAIDKIDTLRIVVSSGVNVDWFKVNVGSVKPVKAAKQFVLDTATDSNILNVKADKLDSIKDGAWVSYDLDFAPVGDIKATIQHVGGSGGTASLYGIYDGGEELLGSFQLPGGGGWNDPYLSQEGTLDSDRNMAEYKGIRLQIDTSANYCCNIGGLKLDYTVAP, from the coding sequence ATGGCTTTAAAAATGAAAGCTTTGCCATTTTTTATCGCGCTTGCGTTAGCAGGCTGTAATGGCGACGATAACAAAACAACTCAAGATCCTGGCTGTAGCGCTGACGACTGCGCACAGCAAAAAGACAATAGCGCGCCGGTTATTTCCGCCAGCATTGTCGACCCACAAGATAGCTATGCGATTGGTACTGAGATCCAAATTAGTAGCCAAGTTAGCGATGCGGATAACAACATCGCTTTTGTGGAATACTTTTGGAACGGCGCGTTAATCAAGCGTGTTACACAAGCTCCATTCACTATGCCTAGCTTTGTGGTGCCCATTAACGCGTCACTTGGCGAGAATATGTTAAGTGCCACGGTTACCGATAAAGAAGGAGCACAGGCGTCGGGCGAAATGAGGCTAGTCGTCGAAGCCGCGTTAAAGCCGCCTACAGTCGCCTTAGTATTACCTACTAATGATACGCCGTTAGTGGCAGGTGAATCATTAGACTTAGCAGTTACCGCCAGCGATAAAGACGGCGATATCGTTAAAGTTGAATACTACTTGGCAGGCGAAAAGCTAGCGGAATCGGCTACCGCGCCAGATTACACAGCAAGCTTAACCTTGCCAGAGGCGGGTATGCATAAGCTAACCTTAGTGGCAATCGACAGCGATGGTTTAAACCATACCGTGGATAGCATGCTAATGGTTGCTGCTGATCACTCGGCTTATCTTAATGCGCCTACTAAAGTTCACTTCCAATCACGTGCGCCCTATTCACAGCTTACCGCTTATTGGACAGATAACAGTGTGAACGAATCTGGCTTTGTGGTTGAGCAACAAATCGAAGGTTCTGATACTTGGACAACTCTAGGCCAAGCCGCTGTTGATGAAGAGATGTTAACTATCTCGAATTTCTCGCGTGATGAAACCAGCCTATTACGTGTACGTGCGATCCGTGATGATTTAAGCTCGGACGGTAGTGAGGCCATTCGTATAGTTGGTACTAACGACACACTAGAGGTGTATCCGCAAGTACCGGCGATCGAAGCTAATCAAATGATGACGGTCACCAAAGACGTTACCGATGATGACGGCAATTTGGTCACGCGTGATATCACCTTCCCATTGATGCAATACCAAACGCCAAACGAACCAGATGAAGGTAAAGCGACGCGCGTTTCTCGCTATTTCTCTGCACAAGTCAGAACAATGGATGGTGAACCATTGATCTCACCTGTTTATGAAACCCGTCCGCAAATTCGTAACTTTTTAGCGCAGAATGATCGTAGCCATACCTATCGTTCTGACAACTTATCAGGTCATCGTCCATATGGGTATGGTCACTATGGGCCGATTGAAGGGGAGTTAGGTAGCTCATTACATAGCAAGCATTGGACTAACTTTGATGCCAGCGAGAAAGTCATTGTCCGTGTTCGCCTTAACGATGAGATGGGCATGGTTGATATGGGCGATCTTGAGATCCACCCAACGCCAGTCGATGTTGTTAAAGTTGATGATCAAACCTTTGATGTCACTTTGGAGGGAGCAAGCGATGCGGCTAAGCATTACCGAATTGCTGTTAATCGCAATGCCTGGACTAATGCCGCAAATACTGCAGATCGCGGCCCAATCACGATTGAAGCGCCGTTGTTTATCTTCGTTAACCCTATGCATGTTGCGCCGGGGTCGGCACCTCAAGGTGAAATCAAAGAGTTTAACGATGGCGAGCTAGTGGTATTTGGTTCAGGTATTCACTTGCCTAATCCTAAATATCAATTTTTAGGTGAAGGTGGCTCGGTACCGGCTGAAGATGGCGGTGCCCAAGGTAACGATGTGGTGCGTGAGATGTACGCGCCGGGCGATGCATTTTTACATTATGGTTTCTTATTTAAGAACGATAGTTATCCGTTGAAAGTCTGGGGTCGCGCTATGTACTCAGACGAAATGTTTAATGTTTATACCACTGCTGAAGGCGACGCCGACGGCTATGTTTGGAGTGATCGCGCGCGTAGTAAATGGTCACACCTAGATGCAATTGAAGGTAACCCTTGGGGTATCACTCAAGCTTGGGATACCCACGTTTGGCTCCAAGGTGCGTATAAAGCTGAGCCAACCGTATTTGAAGGTTTTACTAACATTGGCGCGCGTATGGGTGTGATGGTTCGCAATGGTAAAGCCGAGGTGAACAACCATAAAGATGTTGGATATGGTGGCGGTACCTACCAAGATAACGGTGCTGAAGTGGCTTACAAAGGCAGCTTGTTAATCAACGATGACGATATTACCTATGTACATGAAAACTACACTATGGATCAGTGCACCAGTTATGTAATGCACAATGGTCCTTCTTTCCAACTCGGTTGGGAAGGTGTGTTCTCGGGTGATCGCAATATCGAAACTAAAGTCACTAACCATACTATCTTAAGTTCAGATCGCCGTACCGATTCGTTTTGGAAAAATCATGGTGTATTTGATAGCCGCTTACGTATCGGGCCATTACAAAACCACTCAGGGGGCGTATTTGAGAACTTTGAGTTTTATGGCAAAGAGACAGTGATCTTTAACTTACGTATTTGGGATGAGGGTGATACCACGCCAGATACAGTAAGCATGATCAGCGATAAAGTCTTTAAAGACTTTAACATTCGCCAAGCGTCTTACAATATGGAAGAGTTATTAACCGAGCCGAACTTAAGCTTAAATAAGCAAGCGTATTTACGTTTCTTCCACTTTGATAACTTAGTGATCGAAGGCGAGCATATCGATACGATCAGCGAGTTTGAGCAGTACTTTAAGTATGATGATGGCTTGTTATTACATACCATGACCTTGTTCAGCTTACCGGATGCGGTCGATATAGATTCGGTGACTAATGGCTATGCGCAAGCGCCGATTGGCGAGTACGTGGCTATCATGGCGGATAACGGTAGCTATGTGCAATCTGATGAAACATTACCTCAGAGCTTATCGCCGCTAACGGCAAATGCTACGGCTGTTGATCAAGGTTTTGTGATTGAAGATGCCGGTGAGAATATGGTTGCTTTACGTGACTATACAGGTCGTTATGTCCAAGTAGATACGGGCCGCTACGGTTATACCCATGTTCAAACGTTACCGTCGGATGATATCTCAGATAACGCTAAGTTTATTTGGGTAGATAATGGCGATAGCACTTTCTCATTACTATCGAAAGCCAATGGCTTGTACCTGCGTATGGAAACCAGTACCAGCAGCGAAGCGCCACTATATGCAGCGAGCGACTCAATCGGTACCGCAGAATCCTTTGCTTATAATGCGCATATCGGCCAAGCGCCAGTATTTGGTAAACCACCTGTTACCTTAGCGTTAGAAGCGGAAGCGACCTTTGGTTCTGACACGGCACGCAATAGTGAGTCTGGCTTAAAACTTGAGAACAGTGGCGAACAAGTCGGTTATACCTATGACGGCGCTTGGTTTGAGTTTGATGTGAATATGGCTGATGTTGCTTATATGCATGTCCGTGCTAATACCTCAAACAATGTTCGCACCTTAAAAGTGTATGCTAACTATGCTGAGCTGGGTGAAAATGGTTACTTAGGTGACATTACTACTGTTGATATTGGTGGTTGGGGTGACTATGCATGGTCTGATAAAGTAAAACTTAATGCTCCAACTGGCGGTAATGTAACCTCGCTACGTTTTGTTCAAGTTGGCGGTGGAATTAATGTTGATGGCTATGAAGCAACCTTTGTGCGCTACGACGTTAACGAGCTGGTTCTACAAGCTGAAGACGCTAACCGCATTGGTGATAAAGATGGCGAAAACCCAGATGCTATGAAAACCGAAGATACAGGTGACGGCGGTACTGCCCGTAACCATATTGGCTTTGGCGACTGGTTTGAGTTTGATATTAACCAAGATAGCGTAACTAACTTGTCTATCAGTGCGCGCGTAGCATCATTTAGTGGCCCTAAATTCACTGTCTATGCTGATGGCACTATGCTGGGTGAATTACAAACCACCTCGACTGGCGGTTGGAAGAAGTATCAGGAGTTTGGTTTTGAAAGCCTAGATACTAGCGCTATAGATAAGATTGATACCTTACGCATTGTGGTTTCGTCTGGGGTTAATGTTGACTGGTTCAAGGTTAATGTTGGTAGTGTTAAACCAGTAAAAGCAGCGAAACAGTTTGTGTTAGATACCGCGACTGATAGCAATATCTTAAATGTAAAAGCCGACAAGCTAGATTCAATTAAGGATGGCGCTTGGGTATCGTACGATTTAGATTTTGCTCCAGTCGGTGATATTAAAGCCACCATCCAACATGTTGGCGGTAGCGGTGGCACCGCAAGCTTGTACGGTATTTACGATGGTGGCGAAGAGCTACTTGGCTCTTTCCAACTACCTGGTGGCGGTGGCTGGAACGACCCATACCTTTCACAAGAAGGAACGCTAGATAGCGATCGTAATATGGCTGAGTACAAAGGTATCCGCCTACAAATCGATACCTCAGCTAACTACTGCTGCAATATCGGTGGACTTAAACTGGACTACACAGTCGCACCGTAA